Proteins found in one Anoplolepis gracilipes chromosome 7, ASM4749672v1, whole genome shotgun sequence genomic segment:
- the LOC140667459 gene encoding uncharacterized protein isoform X1: MPRKENTKAKTWERDRRKRMNTYFKTLADLLPPHQEGRKLNKVDILIHATKYIKDLHNRTEELFSTHATEAHKEELVRLKKLVTQLMSRTQLLSTLLKEAGISIPVEPALEKISPLKWSNKINVDDVDKYFDKIEEQKTVGTKKKEKSMENKVPSKRKSVTSSAPKKLSEEAAVDKNVCNSIENQENRVNCANSKNYNSDNTSNVAETGSKETEHYQNDSVNEATTTDTINTKKKPVEKKIESQKALKKKSKRKDKKKTTLPPVVSTVTNLTPNTLIFSDGKLMPLVAPMTSNIIVNTQQAPTNPIILSSTQQNQMIVMQPLANRVQNSVVSICNHALINTMQKVTLNTVPAIHTNMVVDSHSSVSNVKNIINATKIGGHKGILPKSKDITKTTMTYKMPIPAIHKEKLEKPKDSAVKKESEVKKSCKNHSKNHKSVPSTPEVIEENIERKSSKENSVKVQEDTTAVRKTALKRTLSAESDSVGEPEDKKRKDTNSEVNIAQPIVSKASDFTITCKSIESLKYVIEKIGENIRDEHASTNNEKESSVAESNDTIVQVTNDASLEKTSKTDKLINIVDANYLEVDKEAIEDTVTARTIVSDKFPNELRDTNATDQSSNNFNMSIDNIAEKNDENTDNLGTKSTLTDIDVAEKAVGSDEPKKPCNLGKRFDNLLRATTTKEQQQTQCDAMCTADSNKIILNLDTNTTTTMKSDTAANVIDAVASVPISSSSSSTSSSTSLSTSSSSSSSLASSSSSSSSSSLLSSNVINDETKLAKTAKDDMSKSLSYTSENTFVPISNRTDGLHSDLSNDIFASLQVPSSSHNSESISPTAAFLMSFPLVSSLNGKTEVLDEEMKEDFKYHSQTPPMLLQIGTIEPNSFKIKTSSPSHAIAEKRLKTSCEEKQVASTNTDMIASVECSTTKALPKVMSEETLREPYKIVQTVLTSSLEKPVTTTSAFFSHTSVSFSAVDSSCISSSLTTNQSRSDQLTTTNVLNSVNVVSSQASQVNISASTDKSDIVNCVSQTTANRNPDVAYSGTSNFLPNYSTVSNNLGTPQHTSTSSMYKDAITTAQNLNSASVVSRIETTNGSQNLLDTRLDCATVTTNSSSTTLRSFQVDYSDQGKDKSSQNSSHVTYSSHNKVALIDSGGIVSDHRVDYTSQLDRSLPTTSQSLPNYSAATKECTLPTFPSQDMQPVYNQAKDSHVLLDLNDSQQFGVHKKQDHIIANSHNDYVQAKTISQKDSISYTNGEANETTNASSRNQDYVSKAVSQENPFQRSYIKLSKSTDTSDNPNQPDQKTKLNDVLGSKSQEQQQQQQQQQRHNHIRDSTYVPTKKVDVDSFVQSFQYDVKETMSNSNERTNILNADDTHNNYVSYISSKDNKKTNTVSSITNTMANSNKLTAVQQNVVPRYSQQTSSNYGQSTMTENHTKSTTTVAHNSSNFSITSWTTLSPVTGNSGGGSGGGGGAGGSNNNLLHFEQVQSHPNDNTEAKTICESYNYMPLHKENASFPNQVLISDDYPTVSTGIDKLRQGKIEPQKQTFVDTSKTRNDPSKSRMQSQQSGNDYKSFTDGGKSKNKYSMESDYNMQNEYSTAMGQQTQQHGPKNHQNLSSKQEKMVYAYEPHNFDLAENNVQMKYSIEAYTGANFKYTEKTTQQPSQHKYQTLAQGQISVLSHDNNNYNNNDVKHNQQQQQQQQSHGNNNSGNSNKSKGNQHPQHAVKAPVNWMMTPQVKHNSANIADIILPPIGKELEFCQNNLFTQTPTYNQGTPNQFYNNYDAATAHSFPNLPVLQSDSKRSAETFYSEEQQFPWSPTKNSVHNSVEHVIGQSSIKCIDQHIVPSSLQSLVSDLDLSTNLTEKQNFLFATATPSSRISTEQSKDASIKEKEANSVSGRDLHAILNTQNVQHSASTFLSVSQLVEHEKAEKSHQQQNHQQHHHHHPHQHSQQQQQQQQQQQQQQQQQQQQQQQQQQQQARKHQRKSNTSPRTTSKRQMDIRKSTTTNDNLHQRHEEQKSSGPVFTEQTYQQPQQQQKYQQNNVHWRSRNCKSNYTAEALIGTSVHDAGGHHQDKHASIKFTSNYPQNKFQNGLSAATAVDATVMPINYFSSAPPPDDGTAAGYGQSVVNQNFNTYTYSSNSANSIYPTGNFITSISTNTSNSYMGMQLHENTADYSVQEANSFLLPNMGGTSSSSTANTSSANTISTTANANGKNHQHYGKHPNCDKRSYSTAAKKGKRKSGLEATSMQNLAEFPLTGINSPLEDYHHHSTTFLPPPPPPPPPHANPLYQNHPQTNVYAKTVNGLPPPPPSAMSTQGAAAVGATSFSMNSNMVRGGIVSSNPMAMPHHPSGGTSLTNFNLSTIFPEMNDKVTGYKPSNGIPSGLSQTASNQTATYTQRTNYPSNSLCHLPQPCL, encoded by the exons ATGCCACGAAAAGAGAACAC CAAAGCGAAAACATGGGAGCGAGACAGAAGAAAACGTATGAACACGTACTTCAAAACATTGGCGGATCTTCTACCGCCGCATCAGGAAGGTCGCAAACTCAACAAAGTCGACATTCTAATCCACGctacaaaatacataaaagaCCTGCATAATCGTACCGAAGAATTATTCTCTACTCATGCAACCGAGGCACACA AGGAAGAATTGGTCCGTTTGAAAAAACTCGTGACTCAACTGATGTCTCGTACTCAATTGCTGTCCACTCTTCTCAAAGAAGCAGGAATTTCTATACCAGTTGAACCAGCTCTTGAAAAAATATCCCCTTTGAAATGGTCGAACAAAATTAATGTCGACGatgtagataaatattttgataagatTGAAGAAC AAAAAACTGTAGGAacaaaaaagaaggaaaaatctATGGAAAATAAAGTGCCTTCTAAGAGAAAGTCTGTGACATCATCGGCTCCGAAAAAGTTGTCTGAGGAAGCTGCTGTCGATAAAAATGTCTGtaattcgatagagaatcAGGAAAATCGAGTGAATTGTGCCAatagcaaaaattataattccgaTAATACAAGTAATGTAGCTGAAACTGGCTCAAAGGAGACGGAACATTATCAAAATG ATTCTGTTAATGAAGCCACCACTACagatacaataaatacaaagaaaaaacctG tggaaaaaaagattgaatctCAAAAggcattaaagaaaaaaagcaaacgtaaagataagaaaaagacGACGTTACCACCTGTAGTCAGTACTGTCACCAATTTAACTCCCAACACTCTCATTTTCTCCGATGGAAAATTGATGCCCTTGGTAGCTCCGATGACatcgaatattattgtaaatacgCAACAAGCGCCAACCAACCCAATTATTCTCAGTAGCACGCAGCAGAATCAGATGATTGTGATGCAGCCTTTGGCAAATCGCGTTCAAAATTCCGTCGTCTCCATATGTAATCACGCTTTGATCAACACCATGCAAAAGGTCACCCTGAACACTGTACCTGCTATTCATACAAACATGGTTGTCGATTCTCATAGTTCGGTATCCAATGTGAAGAATATAATCAACGCCACGAAAATCGGCGGGCATAAGGGCATCTTACCGAAGAGCAAGGATATTACAAAGACGACCATGACTTATAAAATGCCTATTCCGGCGATACACAAAGAGAAACTGGAGAAGCCAAAAGATAGCGCGGTTAAAAAAGAATcggaagtaaaaaaaagttgcaaaaatCACTCCAAGAATCACAAAAGCGTTCCAAGTACGCCGGAAGTGATTGAGGAAAATATCGAGAGGAAATCGTCGAAAGAAAATTCTGTCAAAGTTCAGGAGGACACAACTGCCGTGCGAAAAACCGCCCTTAAACGCACCTTATCCGCAGAATCCGATTCCGTGGGCGAACCGGAGGACAAAAAGCGGAAGGACACAAACAGCGAGGTAAATATCGCCCAGCCAATTGTTTCGAAAGCGTCAGATTTTACCATCACTTGCAAATCTATCGAAAGTTTGAAGTATGTTATAGAGAAGATAGGAGAAAATATTCGAGATGAGCACGCGAGTACGAATAACGAAAAAGAATCTAGTGTCGCGGAGTCAAACGACACGATCGTGCAAGTGACGAATGATGCAAGTCTTGAGAAAACGTCCAAGACggataaattgataaatatcgtGGATGCGAATTACCTCGAGGTGGACAAGGAAGCAATCGAGGATACTGTGACGGCGCGGACTATAGTTTCGGACAAGTTTCCCAATGAATTGCGTGATACGAACGCGACCGATCAATCGTCCAACAATTTTAACATGTCGATAGACAATATAGCGGAGAAAAATGACGAAAACACGGATAATTTAGGCACGAAATCGACCTTAACGGACATTGACGTGGCGGAGAAGGCTGTAGGTTCGGATGAGCCAAAAAAGCCGTGCAATCTGGGCAAGCGTTTCGACAATCTTCTACGCGCGACAACGACCAAAGAGCAGCAGCAGACGCAATGTGATGCAATGTGCACTGCAGATAGCAATAAGATCATTCTAAATTTGGATACGAATACTACGACAACTATGAAGTCCGATACGGCTGCGAATGTTATTGACGCTGTGGCATCGGTACCGATATCTTCGTCGTCATCATCGACATCATCATCAACGTCATTATCAACATCGTCATCATCATCCTCATCATTAGcctcatcatcatcatcatcatcatcatcctcGTTGTTATCTAGCAATGTAATTAACGACGAGACTAAATTGGCAAAAACTGCAAAAGACGACATGTCAAAGTCATTATCGTATACCAGTGAGAATACATTCGTACCAATCAGCAACAGAACTGATGGACTACACTCGGATTTGTCTAATGATATATTCGCATCGTTGCAAGTCCCTTCTAGTTCGCATAATTCGGAATCGATATCGCCTACAGCAGCGTTCTTAATGTCTTTCCCGTTAGTGTCGTCTCTGAATGGCAAGACCGAGGTTCTGGATGAAGAAATGAAAGAGGACTTTAAGTACCATAGCCAGACTCCGCCGATGCTATTGCAAATCGGCACGATAGAGCCAAATAGTTTCAAAATCAAAACATCCTCGCCATCTCATGCAATCGCAGAGAAACGATTAAAGACGTCTTGCGAAGAGAAGCAAGTTGCGTCGACAAACACAGACATGATTGCTTCTGTGGAATGTTCCACGACAAAGGCGTTACCAAAAGTGATGAGCGAGGAGACGTTGCGAGAACCGTATAAAATAGTTCAGACTGTTTTAACATCGAGTTTGGAGAAACCTGTGACGACTACCAgtgcatttttttctcataccTCGGTTAGTTTCTCCGCCGTGGATTCCTCGTGCATCTCTTCGAGTTTAACAACAAATCAGAGCCGCTCGGATCAACTGACGACAACGAATGTGCTCAACAGCGTCAATGTCGTTTCATCTCAAGCCTCTCAAGTGAACATTTCGGCATCTACGGACAAGAGCGACATTGTGAATTGCGTGTCTCAAACAACAGCAAACCGTAATCCTGACGTAGCGTATTCCGGGACATCAAATTTTCTGCCAAACTATTCGACAGTGAGTAACAACCTGGGAACGCCGCAACATACATCGACCTCGTCCATGTACAAGGACGCCATCACGACAGCGCAGAATCTAAATTCCGCATCGGTCGTATCGCGTATCGAAACCACCAATGGCTCTCAAAATCTGTTGGACACTCGCCTCGACTGCGCGACAGTAACCACGAATTCCTCGTCCACGACTTTGCGATCTTTCCAGGTGGATTATTCGGATCAGGGAAAGGACAAAAGCTCGCAAAATTCGTCGCATGTTACTTACTCGTCGCACAACAAAGTCGCGCTTATCGATTCTGGTGGCATCGTTTCCGATCATCGTGTCGATTACACCAGTCAGTTAGACCGAAGTCTTCCGACGACATCTCAAAGCCTGCCAAACTACTCTGCAGCAACCAAGGAGTGCACTCTTCCAACCTTCCCCTCTCAGGACATGCAACCCGTGTACAATCAAGCTAAGGATAGCCACGTTCTTTTAGATTTGAACGATTCTCAGCAGTTTGGCGTTCACAAGAAACAGGACCATATTATCGCCAACTCTCATAATGATTACGTGCAAGCAAAAACGATATCGCAAAAGGACTCGATATCATATACAAATGGCGAGGCAAATGAGACTACGAACGCTTCATCGCGGAACCAAGATTACGTCTCGAAAGCAGTGAGTCAGGAAAATCCTTTCCAACGAAGTTACATCAAGCTGAGCAAGAGCACGGACACGTCAGATAATCCTAATCAGCCGGATCAGAAGACAAAACTGAACGACGTACTCGGCTCTAAATCTCAGgagcaacaacaacagcagcagcagcagcagcggcACAATCACATACGCGACTCGACTTACGTTCCCACGAAGAAAGTGGACGTAGATTCGTTTGTCCAATCGTTTCAGTACGACGTTAAGGAAACGATGAGCAATTCGAACGAGCGAACAAACATTTTGAATGCTGACGACACGCacaataattatgtatcttATATCAGCAGCAAGGATAATAAGAAGACGAACACTGTTTCTTCGATAACAAACACCATGGCCAACAGCAACAAATTAACGGCAGTTCAACAAAACGTTGTTCCACGCTACTCACAACAGACGTCGTCCAACTATGGACAGAGTACAATGACGGAAAATCACACCAAGTCCACTACCACCGTTGCTCATAACTCGTCCAACTTTAGCATTACTTCGTGGACGACGCTTTCACCGGTCACTGGCAATAGCGGTGGTGGTAGTGGTGGCGGCGGTGGTGCTGGCGGCAGCAACAACAATTTATTGCACTTTGAACAAGTACAGTCGCATCCGAATGATAACACCGAGGCAAAGACTATTTGTGAGAGTTACAATTACATGCCTTTACACAAGGAGAACGCGAGCTTTCCCAATCAAGTATTGATTAGCGACGATTATCCGACGGTGTCGACTGGAATTGACAAGTTGCGACAAGGAAAGATTGAGCCACAGAAGCAGACTTTTGTCGATACTTCGAAAACTAGAAACGACCCGTCGAAGAGTAGGATGCAGAGTCAGCAAAGCGGTAACGATTACAAATCGTTCACCGATGGTGGTAAAAGCAAGAACAAGTACAGCATGGAGTCGGATTACAATATGCAAAATGAGTATAGCACTGCCATGGGTCAGCAAACTCAGCAGCATGGCCCGAAGAATCATCAGAATCTATCATCCAAACAGGAGAAGATGGTCTACGCCTACGAACCGCATAACTTTGATCTTGCGGAGAATAATGTGCAGATGAAGTACTCAATCGAAGCTTACACTGGTGCGAATTTTAAATACACGGAAAAAACAACCCAACAGCCGAGTCAGCACAAGTACCAGACTCTGGCTCAAGGACAAATTTCTGTGCTATCACATGACaacaacaattataataacaatgacGTAAAACATAatcagcagcagcaacagcaacaacaaTCGCACGGCAACAACAATAGCGGCAATAGCAACAAGTCCAAGGGTAATCAGCATCCGCAACATGCCGTTAAAGCGCCCGTTAACTGGATGATGACGCCGCAGGTGAAACACAACTCTGCAAACATTGCCGATATCATTTTACCACCGATCGGCAAAGAGCTGGAATTTTGTCAAAACAATTTGTTCACCCAGACGCCTACGTACAATCAAGGCACTCCAAatcagttttataataattacgatgCAGCCACCGCTCATAGCTTCCCGAATCTGCCGGTTCTGCAAAGTGATTCAAAGAGATCCGCCGAAACTTTTTATTCCGAGGAACAACAGTTTCCGTGGTCGCCGACGAAAAATAGCGTGCACAATAGCGTCGAACACGTGATTGGCCAGTCATCGATCAAGTGTATCGATCAACATATCGTACCGTCAAGTCTGCAATCTCTGGTGAGTGATCTCGATCTGAGTACCAATCTGACGGAGAAGCAGAATTTTTTGTTCGCCACTGCCACTCCCTCGTCAAGGATCTCCACGGAACAGAGTAAAGACGCGTCCATAAAGGAGAAAGAGGCGAACAGTGTGTCGGGGCGAGATTTGCATGCGATACTGAACACTCAGAATGTGCAACATTCGGCTTCCACCTTTTTATCCGTGAGTCAGTTGGTAGAGCATGAAAAGGCAGAGAAGAGTCATCAGCAGCAGAATCATCAGCAGCATCATCATCACCATCCGCATCAGCATtcgcagcagcaacaacagcagcagcagcagcaacaacaacaacaacaacaacaacaacaacaacaacaacaacaacaacaacaacaagcTAGGAAACATCAGAGGAAGAGCAACACAAGTCCTAGAACGACCAGTAAACGACAAATGGATATTCGCAAGTCTACTACGACCAACGACAACTTGCATCAGAGGCACGAAGAGCAAAAATCTTCCGGACCTGTGTTTACAGAACAGACGTATCAGCAACCGCAACAGCAGCAAAAATATCAGCAGAATAACGTTCATTGGAGAAGCAGGAACTGTAAGAGCAATTATACCGCCGAGGCGCTAATTGGTACCAGCGTTCACGATGCCGGTGGTCATCATCAGGACAAGCACGCGTCGATCAAGTTTACAAGCAATTATCCGCAGAATAAGTTCCAGAATGGTCTGTCTGCCGCCACCGCCGTGGACGCTACGGTGATGCCGATCAATTACTTTTCGAGTGCGCCACCGCCGGACGATGGCACCGCAGCCGGTTACGGTCAATCGGTAGTGAATCAAAACTTTAACACGTACACATACTCGTCCAACTCCGCTAATTCTATATATCCCACTGGCAACTTTATCACCAGTATCTCTACCAACACGTCCAACAGTTATATGGGCATGCAGCTGCACGAGAACACCGCCGATTATAGCGTGCAAGAGGCCAACAGCTTCCTGTTACCAAACATGGGAGGAACAAGCTCGTCCAGCACCGCGAATACGTCTAGTGCGAATACAATTTCCACAACGGCGAATGCTAACGGAAAGAATCATCAGCATTACGGCAAACATCCCAATTGCGACAAACGTTCGTACTCCACTGCCGCGAAAAAGGGCAAACGAAAGAGCGGTCTGGAGGCTACTTCGATGCAGAATCTTGCGGAATTTCCACTAACCGGGATTAATTCTCCTCTAGAAGACTACCATCATCACTCGACAACGTTtttgccgccgccgccgcctccACCGCCACCCCATGCTAATCCCCTTTATCAGAATCATCCGCAAACAAACGTATACGCTAAGACTGTCAATGGTCTTCCACCACCTCCGCCGTCCGCCATGAGTACTCAAGGTGCCGCGGCCGTGGGAGCAACTAGTTTCTCGATGAACTCCAACATGGTGCGCGGAGGAATCGTCTCGAGCAATCCGATGGCCATGCCGCATCATCCCTCCGGCGGCACCAGTCTcaccaattttaatttaagcacGATATTCCCTGAAATGAATGATAAG gtCACCGGATATAAACCTTCGAACGGTATACCATCCGGCCTATCGCAGACCGCGTCCAATCAGACTGCAACCTATACGCAACGAACTAATTATCCGTCGAACTCTCTGTGTCATTTGCCACAGCCATGTTTATAG